One part of the Thiothrix nivea DSM 5205 genome encodes these proteins:
- the dsrE2 gene encoding sulfur carrier protein DsrE2 codes for MKKLAIIATKGTLDWGYPPFILASTAAALGYDVQIFFTFYGLQLLKKEPDLQVTSLGNPGMPMPMPMPVLLQALPGMQGMMTAMMKKKMADKGVADLKELRDLCQEADVKFIACQMTVDLFEMDHKEFIDGVEYAGAAAFFEFAGESDICLFI; via the coding sequence ATGAAAAAGCTGGCTATCATCGCAACCAAAGGTACCCTGGATTGGGGCTACCCTCCATTTATTCTGGCCTCTACAGCGGCGGCGCTTGGTTATGACGTACAGATTTTCTTCACTTTCTACGGCCTGCAACTGTTGAAGAAAGAGCCTGACCTGCAAGTCACTTCCCTCGGCAACCCCGGTATGCCGATGCCGATGCCGATGCCAGTCCTGTTGCAGGCGCTGCCAGGTATGCAGGGCATGATGACCGCCATGATGAAAAAGAAGATGGCTGACAAAGGCGTTGCCGACCTGAAAGAGTTGCGTGATCTGTGTCAGGAAGCTGATGTCAAATTCATCGCTTGCCAGATGACGGTGGATCTGTTCGAAATGGATCACAAGGAGTTCATTGATGGCGTTGAATACGCAGGTGCTGCGGCATTCTTCGAATTCGCCGGTGAATCTGACATCTGCCTGTTCATCTGA
- a CDS encoding rhodanese-like domain-containing protein: MFGIREVDAAGLKKLLDSDEKVRLIDVRSASEVAQGIIEGSEFMPLHTLPMRMNDLPKDETIVFYCRSGARSAQACMFLKQNTGIDAINLRGGIFGWYQSGMKVVLPNAA, translated from the coding sequence ATGTTTGGGATTCGTGAAGTTGATGCCGCCGGTTTGAAAAAGTTGCTGGATTCGGATGAAAAAGTGCGTCTGATTGATGTGCGTTCCGCTTCTGAAGTGGCGCAGGGGATTATTGAGGGTTCCGAGTTCATGCCCCTGCACACCCTGCCGATGCGAATGAATGATCTGCCGAAAGATGAAACTATCGTCTTCTATTGCCGCAGTGGCGCGCGTTCCGCGCAGGCGTGCATGTTCCTGAAACAAAATACCGGGATTGATGCCATCAACCTGCGTGGCGGCATTTTTGGTTGGTATCAGTCCGGCATGAAGGTTGTGCTGCCGAACGCTGCCTAA
- a CDS encoding M48 family metalloprotease yields the protein MKYITFHSLLLSGLTAGSLTVASAGLDLNIPDMNIPDLGDPASSTLSSSEESALGLKLLRELRGSQPVVEDPELSGWLRALGNRLATHAPGGGNYYFLIVKNSEINAYAMPGGVIVIHSGLILSTSSESELAAVIAHEIAHVSQRHIARMLTDQRGSPLLTGLGVLAGAAAASKSPDAAQAIITGTIASQAQRQLAFSRQMETEADRSGLRILAAAGLNPQAMPAFLEKLDRRTSDLHGDITQYLRSHPLSIDRLSDTRSRANQLGQRAAREDSDYLYAREKLRALTAPGSTAVTADDTQLAQYAQAIRLLRKGNSNAALQTLGTRPRPLPATLALAEALNAAQRHAETEKLLTPLASAYPGQEAILVLLAEALLATQKATQAWQLFSRSHFSEQTSLEFLDMRQRVAEQAGQPAEAYRSAAERSIRMGEYKHARAILEQASRLPGIPAQTAARLQAMTLDIKRMETQEKQLDKF from the coding sequence ATGAAATACATCACCTTCCACAGCCTTTTGCTTTCCGGCCTGACCGCAGGCTCCTTGACAGTTGCCTCCGCTGGCCTTGACCTCAATATTCCGGACATGAACATCCCCGACCTCGGCGACCCGGCCAGCAGCACGCTCAGCAGCTCGGAAGAGTCTGCGCTTGGCTTAAAACTGCTGCGGGAATTGCGTGGCAGCCAACCTGTAGTAGAAGACCCGGAGCTGAGCGGCTGGTTGCGTGCGCTGGGCAACCGTCTGGCCACCCACGCCCCCGGCGGCGGCAATTACTATTTCCTGATCGTTAAAAACTCTGAAATCAATGCTTATGCCATGCCCGGCGGGGTGATCGTCATCCATTCTGGCTTGATCCTCAGCACCAGTTCTGAAAGCGAGCTGGCTGCCGTCATTGCCCACGAAATCGCCCATGTTTCCCAGCGCCACATTGCGCGGATGCTGACAGACCAACGAGGCAGCCCGCTACTGACCGGCCTTGGGGTACTGGCCGGGGCAGCCGCCGCCAGCAAAAGCCCGGATGCCGCCCAAGCCATCATTACCGGCACCATCGCCAGCCAGGCACAACGGCAACTGGCTTTCAGCCGCCAGATGGAAACGGAAGCCGACCGCAGTGGCCTGCGCATCCTTGCCGCCGCCGGGCTGAATCCACAAGCCATGCCTGCTTTCCTGGAAAAGCTTGACCGACGCACTTCCGACCTGCACGGCGACATCACCCAATACCTGCGCTCCCACCCATTAAGCATTGACCGGCTCAGTGACACCCGTTCCCGCGCCAACCAACTGGGGCAACGCGCGGCGCGCGAAGACAGCGACTACCTGTATGCCAGGGAAAAATTACGCGCACTGACTGCACCCGGCTCAACCGCCGTGACGGCAGACGATACCCAACTGGCGCAATACGCCCAGGCAATCCGCTTGTTGCGCAAAGGCAACAGTAATGCTGCCTTGCAAACGCTGGGGACGCGACCACGCCCACTACCGGCAACCCTCGCGCTGGCGGAAGCGCTGAATGCCGCCCAACGTCATGCTGAGACCGAAAAGCTGCTCACGCCACTGGCCAGCGCCTATCCGGGGCAGGAAGCCATCCTTGTCCTGCTGGCAGAAGCTTTGCTGGCCACCCAAAAGGCTACACAAGCCTGGCAATTGTTTAGCCGCAGCCATTTTTCTGAACAAACCAGCCTCGAATTTCTGGATATGCGCCAACGCGTTGCCGAACAGGCGGGCCAACCCGCTGAAGCTTACCGCTCCGCCGCTGAGCGCAGCATCCGTATGGGTGAATACAAGCACGCCCGTGCCATTCTGGAACAAGCGTCGCGGCTACCCGGCATTCCGGCACAAACAGCTGCCCGCCTGCAAGCCATGACCCTCGACATCAAGCGGATGGAAACTCAGGAAAAGCAGCTCGACAAATTTTGA
- a CDS encoding NAD(P)H-dependent oxidoreductase produces the protein MKIMLISGSHRESSQSEKVARHIAQSLLDNQQATETEVFTLAGNPLPLWDEGIWNGDEQWQALLNPLSEKLATSDGFVIISPEWHGQVPAGLKNFFLLWGAGELAHKPALIVTVSSGDGGAYPVAELRMSSYKNNRLCYIPEHIIVRNVESVLNADTDKNNPDADNYFRQRIVYAGGILSAYAEALKVVRASGVTHTEMFRNGM, from the coding sequence ATGAAAATCATGCTTATCAGTGGCAGCCATCGCGAAAGCTCGCAAAGTGAAAAAGTGGCTCGCCATATTGCCCAGTCATTGCTGGACAACCAGCAGGCGACTGAAACCGAAGTTTTTACCTTGGCAGGCAATCCACTGCCGTTGTGGGATGAAGGCATCTGGAATGGTGATGAACAATGGCAAGCGCTACTCAACCCTTTGTCGGAAAAACTGGCCACCAGTGATGGTTTCGTGATTATCTCCCCCGAGTGGCATGGGCAAGTCCCGGCGGGATTGAAAAATTTCTTTTTGTTGTGGGGAGCAGGCGAACTGGCGCATAAGCCTGCCCTGATTGTGACGGTATCTTCCGGCGATGGCGGTGCATATCCGGTCGCGGAATTGCGAATGAGCAGTTACAAGAATAACCGCCTGTGTTATATCCCTGAACATATTATCGTGCGCAATGTAGAGTCGGTTCTAAATGCGGATACAGACAAGAACAATCCGGATGCAGACAATTATTTTCGTCAGCGTATTGTCTATGCTGGGGGGATCTTGAGTGCTTATGCCGAAGCGCTGAAGGTAGTGCGCGCCAGTGGCGTCACCCATACGGAAATGTTCCGGAATGGCATGTAA